A region of Aphanothece sacrum FPU1 DNA encodes the following proteins:
- a CDS encoding efflux RND transporter permease subunit gives MNFVDFFIKRPVFSSVCALIILLVGTISLFTLPIDRFPDITPTRIQVTANYSGASAEVVENAVTSILERQINGVEGLKYITSSSSNSGTSSITATFDSSRNKDLAAVDIQNQVSIVQSQLPVDVQRTGIEVSKESNNILLGIGLFSDNNRYDNVFLSNYADRYLLDALKRVKGVGNVRIFGERRYAMRLWLDPNRLASRGITTQDVVTALSEQNLQVGAGKIGAEPAIPGQEYQLDLRAISQLTDPAQFDNLLLKTDENGALVRFKDVGRTELGAQDYSSFLRFRGQEAVGMGIYPLTGANSLDVAHRVKKEMERLVEFFPPDLEYAVAFDTTEFVEESLAEVVNTLLMSIFLVILVILIFLQNWRTTLIPALTIPLALIGTFAFVKVFNFSINSLTLFGLTLATGMVVDDAIIVVEQISRYIEDQNMSPQEAASKAMGELFGAVIATSLVLMAVFIPVAFFPGTTGALYQQFALTIAFSIAISTFLAITLTPSLCALLLRKGQKFPGWIGFIFARFNDFLEVVTQQYRRSLFGLSRFRSVVIGIFILLLGVTVWMYLKVPTAFTPEEDQGFFITIIQAPEGVSLQYTSKVMSKVEKAILEEPDVRATFAVGGFGFAGNSANRGVIFTPLKPFKERQGPQHSVQAVIGKLWGKFSQIPEAQIIPINPPAIRGLGNFGGFAFQLQDQQGTGDLNGLVQVMGQLLGAANQNPGLNRVFSSFAANSPQLLIEVNRNKAQTLQVSVDDIFSTLQTALGSRYVNDFTLQQRTYRVYLQADRQFRANPEDISKLYVRSANNRMIPLSNLVTITPTTGAQTINHYNLFRSIEINGSPSPGFSSGQAINAMETIAKQIFPPGFGYEWSGTSLEEIEAGGLAPLIFGLGLLFVFLVLAAQYENYVDPLIILLSVPLAILGALTAQFLRGFANDVYCQIGLVMLIGLASKNAILIVEFANQLREEGLPIIKAAIEASQERLRPILMTALSTLLGIFPLVIATGAGAGSRQSLGTAVFGGMLIASFLSLFIVPILYIVIKMTTEKLLPRKS, from the coding sequence ATGAACTTTGTTGATTTTTTTATCAAACGCCCTGTTTTTTCAAGTGTCTGCGCCCTAATTATTCTACTAGTGGGAACTATTAGTCTTTTTACCCTTCCTATTGATCGTTTTCCTGATATTACTCCTACCAGAATTCAAGTTACCGCTAACTATAGCGGTGCTAGTGCCGAAGTAGTTGAAAATGCTGTTACCTCTATTTTAGAGCGACAAATTAACGGGGTTGAAGGACTTAAATATATCACATCAAGTAGTAGTAACAGTGGAACCAGTAGTATTACAGCTACCTTTGATAGTTCACGGAATAAAGATTTAGCCGCAGTTGATATACAAAATCAGGTGTCTATTGTTCAATCTCAACTACCCGTAGATGTGCAACGTACAGGTATAGAAGTTAGCAAAGAATCTAATAATATTTTATTAGGAATTGGGCTATTTAGTGACAATAATCGTTATGATAATGTCTTCTTGAGTAATTACGCTGATCGCTATCTGCTTGATGCCTTAAAACGGGTTAAGGGGGTGGGTAATGTGCGGATTTTTGGGGAACGTCGCTATGCTATGCGTCTTTGGCTTGATCCTAACCGTTTAGCTAGTCGAGGAATAACTACTCAGGATGTAGTTACGGCTTTGTCTGAACAAAATCTGCAAGTGGGGGCAGGCAAAATTGGGGCAGAACCTGCTATCCCAGGACAAGAATATCAGTTAGACTTACGAGCAATTAGCCAGTTAACTGATCCGGCTCAATTTGATAACCTTCTGCTTAAAACCGATGAAAATGGGGCTTTAGTTCGGTTTAAAGATGTGGGACGCACCGAATTAGGGGCCCAAGATTATAGTTCCTTTCTGCGTTTTCGGGGGCAAGAAGCGGTAGGAATGGGAATTTATCCCTTAACAGGTGCTAATTCCCTTGATGTTGCCCATCGGGTCAAAAAAGAAATGGAAAGACTCGTCGAGTTTTTCCCACCTGACTTAGAATATGCGGTCGCGTTTGATACAACTGAATTTGTCGAGGAATCTTTAGCAGAAGTGGTTAATACTCTGTTAATGTCCATTTTCTTAGTTATTCTCGTTATTTTAATCTTTTTACAAAATTGGCGTACTACTTTAATTCCTGCCCTCACTATTCCTTTAGCTTTAATTGGAACGTTTGCCTTTGTTAAAGTCTTTAATTTTTCCATCAATAGTTTAACCCTATTTGGCTTAACCTTAGCGACAGGAATGGTAGTGGATGATGCCATTATCGTAGTTGAGCAAATTAGTCGTTACATTGAAGATCAAAATATGTCCCCCCAAGAAGCCGCTAGTAAGGCGATGGGAGAATTATTTGGGGCGGTTATCGCTACTTCTTTGGTGTTAATGGCCGTATTTATTCCTGTCGCCTTTTTTCCAGGAACAACCGGGGCTTTGTATCAACAATTTGCCTTAACTATTGCTTTTTCTATTGCTATTTCTACCTTTTTAGCTATAACTCTAACCCCTTCATTATGTGCTTTATTGTTGCGTAAAGGACAAAAATTTCCAGGTTGGATAGGCTTTATTTTTGCTCGTTTTAATGATTTTTTAGAAGTTGTCACACAACAATATCGGCGATCGCTATTTGGTTTATCTCGCTTTAGAAGTGTAGTCATTGGGATCTTTATTTTGTTGTTAGGGGTGACGGTTTGGATGTATTTAAAAGTTCCGACGGCATTTACACCAGAAGAAGATCAAGGCTTTTTTATTACCATTATTCAAGCTCCTGAAGGTGTATCTCTGCAATACACCAGTAAAGTGATGAGCAAGGTGGAAAAAGCTATCTTAGAAGAGCCTGATGTACGGGCCACCTTTGCTGTAGGAGGATTTGGCTTTGCTGGAAATAGTGCGAATCGAGGGGTCATTTTCACCCCGCTCAAACCCTTTAAAGAACGGCAAGGGCCTCAACATTCAGTGCAAGCGGTTATCGGTAAGTTGTGGGGGAAATTTTCTCAAATTCCTGAAGCCCAAATTATCCCCATTAATCCGCCAGCTATTCGAGGATTGGGCAATTTCGGTGGTTTTGCCTTCCAACTCCAAGATCAACAGGGGACGGGAGACTTGAATGGCTTAGTACAAGTCATGGGGCAATTATTAGGAGCAGCTAACCAAAATCCTGGACTAAACCGCGTCTTTAGTAGTTTTGCTGCTAATAGTCCTCAATTATTAATTGAAGTGAACCGCAATAAGGCTCAAACTTTGCAAGTATCTGTTGATGATATTTTTAGTACGTTACAAACAGCTTTGGGTTCTCGTTATGTGAATGATTTTACCTTACAACAACGAACTTATCGGGTTTATTTGCAAGCTGATCGTCAGTTTCGGGCTAATCCTGAAGATATTAGCAAACTATATGTGCGTTCTGCTAATAATCGTATGATTCCTCTCTCGAATTTGGTGACAATTACACCTACAACGGGGGCGCAAACTATTAATCATTATAACCTTTTTCGTTCGATTGAAATTAACGGTTCTCCTTCCCCTGGATTTAGTTCAGGACAAGCAATTAATGCGATGGAAACTATTGCTAAACAAATTTTTCCACCTGGGTTTGGTTATGAATGGTCAGGCACTTCTTTAGAAGAAATAGAAGCAGGTGGATTAGCTCCACTTATTTTTGGATTAGGGTTACTGTTTGTGTTTTTGGTGTTGGCGGCTCAATATGAAAATTATGTTGATCCTTTAATTATTCTTTTGTCGGTTCCTCTGGCTATTTTAGGAGCATTAACGGCTCAATTTTTACGGGGATTTGCTAATGATGTTTACTGTCAGATTGGGTTAGTCATGTTGATTGGCTTAGCTAGTAAAAATGCGATTTTAATTGTCGAATTCGCTAATCAATTACGAGAGGAAGGTTTACCCATTATTAAGGCTGCTATTGAGGCTTCTCAAGAACGATTACGCCCCATTTTAATGACTGCTTTGTCTACTTTATTAGGAATTTTTCCCTTAGTAATTGCTACAGGTGCAGGAGCCGGAAGTCGTCAATCTCTAGGAACAGCAGTTTTTGGAGGAATGTTAATTGCTTCTTTTTTGAGCTTATTTATTGTGCCTATTTTATATATTGTTATTAAAATGACAACGGAGAAGTTATTGCCCAGGAAATCATAA
- a CDS encoding PEP-CTERM sorting domain-containing protein: MIESRKIMEQTMNCFRLPTYKLPISLAIYAATIATTAVSFALIPQGDAYALSFKYGDEGEVKQIHNLDISGVMYNVKFHSSTSFRALFGSKSIPSPLPTFWNNDSGAATAAMAIIDALGTDKYTFTVPLLPRFLPSDSFSLPVSFDETFGMEGDMPLAYASYSDKHPTDGGDELVFDELILRSFYVGEIPDLGVPIVTLTKSVPEPLTIGGSLLAVLGGAAFRRKLNLAQKASASSKQGN, encoded by the coding sequence ATGATAGAATCACGTAAAATTATGGAGCAAACAATGAATTGTTTTCGACTACCCACATACAAGTTACCTATAAGTTTGGCGATTTATGCCGCTACTATCGCTACTACTGCTGTGAGTTTCGCCTTGATCCCTCAAGGTGATGCTTACGCTTTATCGTTCAAGTATGGGGATGAAGGGGAAGTTAAACAGATTCATAACTTAGACATATCGGGGGTAATGTATAACGTGAAATTTCATTCTTCTACATCATTTAGGGCTTTGTTTGGCTCCAAGAGTATTCCATCTCCGCTCCCAACTTTTTGGAATAACGACTCCGGCGCTGCTACCGCAGCGATGGCTATAATTGACGCTCTCGGTACGGACAAATACACATTTACCGTTCCGTTGTTACCGAGATTTTTGCCAAGTGACTCTTTCTCCCTCCCCGTATCCTTTGATGAGACATTCGGTATGGAAGGAGATATGCCTTTAGCCTATGCTTCGTACTCGGATAAACATCCCACAGACGGCGGCGATGAGTTGGTCTTCGATGAGTTGATACTTCGGTCTTTTTATGTTGGTGAGATACCTGATCTAGGCGTGCCGATAGTTACCCTCACCAAGTCTGTCCCTGAGCCTTTGACCATTGGGGGCAGCCTGCTGGCGGTTCTGGGCGGAGCGGCTTTTCGTCGTAAGCTCAATCTAGCACAAAAGGCGAGTGCGTCGTCAAAACAGGGCAATTGA
- a CDS encoding DUF3782 domain-containing protein: MSEPVTIEDIYQLFRTSAEEYDRRAAESKAEYDRRAAESKTEYDRHRAEIESILAQSKLESDHSMAELKRTVERTSKAVDSLTTRWGRFVEELVEPAVLRLFQEKGIDIKEVYPRARVKRQGMAMEIDILAVDDTDVVLVECKSRLSQDDVDEFLEKLTRFKIAFPHYKNYQAYGAVAGIEINEGVDRYAYKKGLFVIKPSGDTVTIINDADFQPQTW; encoded by the coding sequence ATGAGTGAACCTGTAACTATTGAAGATATTTACCAATTATTTCGCACTTCTGCTGAAGAATATGACCGTCGTGCTGCTGAATCTAAGGCAGAATATGATCGTCGTGCTGCTGAATCTAAGACAGAATATGATCGCCATAGAGCAGAAATAGAAAGTATTTTGGCTCAATCTAAGTTAGAAAGCGATCACAGCATGGCAGAACTTAAGCGTACAGTAGAACGAACCAGCAAAGCTGTAGATAGTCTTACTACCCGATGGGGAAGGTTTGTAGAAGAATTAGTAGAACCTGCGGTTTTACGTCTTTTTCAGGAAAAAGGAATTGATATTAAAGAAGTTTACCCTCGCGCTAGAGTTAAACGTCAAGGGATGGCAATGGAAATTGATATACTTGCAGTTGATGATACCGATGTCGTTTTAGTGGAATGTAAATCTAGATTATCTCAAGATGATGTAGATGAGTTTTTAGAAAAATTAACCCGTTTTAAAATCGCTTTTCCCCATTATAAAAACTATCAAGCTTACGGTGCAGTGGCAGGTATTGAAATTAATGAGGGTGTAGATCGCTATGCTTATAAAAAAGGATTATTTGTGATTAAACCTTCGGGTGATACTGTTACTATTATTAATGATGCTGATTTTCAACCTCAGACTTGGTAG
- a CDS encoding DUF5615 family PIN-like protein, which produces MLILLDENLLSKKLKQPFLAQGHSVLNVYDVGWRGLKDKEILDLAENYPFDAFITADKNLPYQQNLANRSIRVIVINTQTTRPYYLLPLMEKISEFILSLSVG; this is translated from the coding sequence ATGCTTATATTGCTAGATGAGAATCTTTTAAGTAAAAAACTGAAGCAACCTTTTTTAGCACAGGGTCATTCGGTTTTGAATGTTTATGATGTGGGATGGAGAGGGTTGAAAGACAAAGAAATTCTTGATTTAGCAGAAAATTATCCTTTTGATGCTTTTATTACAGCCGATAAAAATTTACCCTATCAGCAAAATTTAGCTAATCGCAGTATTAGAGTTATTGTTATAAATACTCAGACAACTCGTCCTTATTATCTATTGCCTTTAATGGAAAAAATCAGTGAGTTTATTTTATCTTTATCTGTAGGTTAG
- a CDS encoding DUF433 domain-containing protein has translation MKLNNLLESQGIIHRDPEIMSGMPVFVGSRVPLQTFFDYLEGEEGLTEFINDFPYLESQAIKVLENAGKLIIDQERQTDAYIAR, from the coding sequence ATGAAACTCAATAATTTATTAGAAAGTCAAGGTATTATTCACCGCGATCCAGAAATCATGAGTGGAATGCCTGTATTTGTAGGAAGTCGCGTACCTTTGCAAACGTTTTTTGATTATTTAGAAGGTGAGGAGGGATTGACTGAATTTATTAATGATTTTCCCTATCTAGAAAGCCAAGCGATTAAGGTTTTAGAAAATGCGGGTAAGTTGATTATTGACCAAGAACGTCAAACAGATGCTTATATTGCTAGATGA
- a CDS encoding DUF3782 domain-containing protein, translated as MSEPVTIEDIYQLFRTSAEEYDRRAAESKTEYDRHRAEIESILAQSKLESDRSMAKLERTVERTSKAVDSLTTRWGRFVEELVEPAVLRLFQEKGIDIKEVYPRARVKRQGMAMEIDILAVDDTDVVLVECKSRLSQDDVDEFLERLTRFKIAFPYYKNYQAYGAVASIEINEGVDRYAYKKGLFVIKPSGDTVTIINDADFRPQTW; from the coding sequence ATGAGTGAACCTGTAACTATTGAAGATATTTACCAATTATTTCGCACTTCTGCTGAAGAATATGACCGTCGTGCTGCTGAATCTAAGACAGAATATGATCGCCATAGAGCAGAAATAGAAAGTATTTTGGCTCAATCTAAGCTAGAAAGCGATCGCAGCATGGCCAAACTTGAACGTACCGTAGAAAGAACCAGCAAAGCTGTAGATAGTCTTACTACCCGATGGGGACGTTTTGTAGAAGAATTAGTAGAACCTGCGGTTTTACGTCTTTTTCAGGAAAAAGGAATTGATATTAAAGAAGTTTACCCTCGCGCTAGAGTTAAACGTCAAGGGATGGCAATGGAAATTGATATACTTGCAGTTGATGATACCGATGTCGTTTTAGTGGAATGTAAATCTAGACTATCTCAAGATGATGTAGATGAGTTTTTAGAAAGATTAACCCGTTTTAAAATCGCTTTTCCCTATTATAAAAACTATCAAGCTTACGGTGCAGTGGCAAGTATTGAAATTAACGAAGGTGTAGATCGCTATGCTTATAAAAAAGGATTATTTGTAATTAAACCTTCGGGTGATACTGTTACTATTATTAATGATGCCGACTTTCGACCTCAGACTTGGTAA
- the shc gene encoding squalene--hopene cyclase encodes MQTQDRLTKEQNPNPLSLNDGITASQNYLLSLQYPDGYWWGELESNVTLTAETVLLHKIWGTDKTRPLHKIENYLRHQQREHGGWELFSGDGGDISTSVEAYMALRLLEVPQNDSALIRAKDFIISKGGISKTRIFTKFHLALIGCYDWKGIPSIPSWIMLLPDNFPFTIYEMASWARESTVPLLIVFNDKPVFSVDPIFNLNELYAEGVENVKYNLPRNNNWGDIFLIFDKVFKLAETLDLVPLRKKSLKAAERWVLNHQQESGDWGGIMPPMVNSLIAFRVLNYNVADPSVQRGFEAIDRFSIEEEDTYRVQACVSPVWDTAWAIRALTESGLPKDHFSLVKGGNWLLDKQCLEYGDWAIKNKTGKPGGWAFEFVNRFYPDIDDSGVVVMALNNIKIPDEERKKAAIDRCLQWIETMQCKPGGWAAFDVNNDQNWLNEIPYGDLKAMIDPNSADVTARVIEMLGSCHLKIDSDRVQKALNYLYQEQEKDGSWFGRWGVNYIYGTSGVLSALAVMEIDKHRPQLEKGVNWLLSCQNSDGGWGETCRSYNDPNLKGKGNSTASQTAWALIGLLDAGEALKNLPKEAIKRGINYLLNTQNIQGTWEEGEFTGTGFPRHFYIRYHLYRHYFPLIALGRYQKLGDT; translated from the coding sequence ATGCAGACCCAAGATAGACTGACTAAAGAACAAAATCCTAACCCTTTATCCCTTAACGATGGGATTACGGCCAGCCAAAACTATCTACTATCTTTACAATATCCCGATGGGTACTGGTGGGGAGAATTAGAGTCTAATGTCACTCTAACTGCCGAAACCGTCTTATTGCATAAAATTTGGGGAACAGACAAAACTCGTCCCTTGCATAAAATCGAAAATTATTTACGTCATCAACAACGAGAACATGGAGGGTGGGAACTTTTTTCTGGAGACGGAGGAGATATTAGTACCTCAGTCGAAGCTTATATGGCTTTACGTTTATTAGAAGTTCCTCAAAATGACTCCGCTTTAATTCGCGCTAAAGACTTTATTATTAGCAAAGGTGGTATTAGTAAAACTCGCATTTTTACTAAGTTTCATTTAGCCTTAATTGGTTGTTATGACTGGAAGGGAATACCGTCTATTCCCTCTTGGATTATGCTATTGCCTGATAACTTTCCTTTCACTATCTATGAAATGGCAAGTTGGGCTAGAGAAAGTACAGTTCCCCTATTAATTGTCTTTAATGATAAGCCCGTTTTTTCAGTAGATCCTATATTTAATCTCAATGAATTGTATGCAGAAGGGGTAGAAAATGTCAAGTATAATTTACCTCGTAATAACAATTGGGGTGATATCTTTTTAATTTTCGATAAAGTATTTAAATTAGCTGAAACACTTGATTTAGTTCCCCTCCGCAAAAAAAGTCTTAAAGCGGCAGAAAGATGGGTATTAAATCATCAACAAGAAAGCGGAGATTGGGGCGGAATTATGCCCCCCATGGTCAATTCTTTAATCGCTTTTCGGGTCTTAAATTATAATGTTGCTGATCCTTCTGTTCAACGAGGATTTGAAGCAATTGATCGCTTTTCCATAGAAGAAGAAGATACCTATCGAGTACAAGCTTGTGTTTCTCCCGTATGGGATACCGCATGGGCTATACGTGCATTGACAGAATCAGGTTTACCTAAAGATCATTTCTCTTTAGTTAAAGGTGGTAATTGGTTATTAGATAAACAATGCTTAGAATATGGGGATTGGGCCATTAAAAATAAGACTGGAAAACCAGGCGGTTGGGCTTTTGAATTTGTTAACCGTTTTTATCCCGATATCGACGATTCTGGGGTAGTTGTAATGGCACTTAATAACATAAAAATACCCGATGAAGAACGGAAAAAAGCAGCCATTGATCGCTGTCTTCAATGGATAGAAACCATGCAATGTAAACCTGGAGGTTGGGCCGCATTTGATGTTAATAATGATCAAAATTGGTTGAATGAGATTCCTTATGGAGACTTAAAAGCTATGATTGATCCTAATAGTGCCGATGTTACCGCCAGGGTAATAGAAATGTTAGGATCTTGTCATCTGAAAATAGATAGCGATCGCGTTCAAAAAGCCCTCAATTACTTATACCAAGAACAGGAAAAAGATGGCAGTTGGTTTGGAAGATGGGGAGTCAATTATATTTATGGAACCAGTGGGGTATTATCTGCTTTAGCGGTGATGGAAATAGACAAACATCGTCCTCAACTTGAAAAAGGGGTTAACTGGTTACTTAGCTGTCAAAATAGTGATGGTGGTTGGGGAGAAACTTGTCGCAGTTATAATGACCCTAACCTTAAAGGAAAAGGAAATAGTACTGCTTCTCAAACTGCTTGGGCATTAATTGGATTATTAGACGCAGGAGAAGCCTTAAAAAATTTACCTAAAGAGGCAATAAAACGAGGTATTAACTATCTGTTAAACACTCAAAATATTCAAGGAACTTGGGAAGAAGGAGAGTTTACTGGAACAGGGTTTCCCCGTCATTTTTATATTCGCTATCATCTCTATCGTCATTATTTCCCATTAATAGCTTTAGGTCGCTATCAAAAATTAGGCGATACCTGA
- a CDS encoding NAD(P)H-quinone oxidoreductase subunit F has protein sequence MLDSFSQTVWLVPLYALMGALLILPWSPGIIRQTGPRPSGYISILMTVVSLLHSIFALQAIWQKPPQYLSINWLETTSLNIPLDLEISTITVGALVLITGLNLAAQIFAIGYLEMDWGWARFYALMALFEGGMCSLVLCNSLFFSYVVLEVLTLGTYLLIGFWFNQSLVVTGARDAFLTKRIGDLILLMAVVTLLPLAGTWNYNDLAVWAHTSLVDPTIANLLCLTLIAGPVGKCAQFPLHLWLDEAMEGPIPATILRNALVVSTGAWILVKLQPVLALSPLALTVMVSIGSVTAIGASLIAIAQIDVKRSLSYSVSAYMGLEFIAIGTGQTETALLLLLTYAIAMGLLVMSIGAIVFNNISQDLTQYGGLWSRRPISGICYLVGGLTLVAFPPLGGFWPLQQLADGLASVSPLLLGVLLLVNGLTAFSVTREFSIIFGGQPKPMTVRSPEGLWPLVVPATVVMGVAVHLPILFFKWEILSEWATINLSSTGLLILSTVAGISAAAFVYLGDRISKPVKLNPQWLQDFFAYDLYTPQLYRITIVAAVGIISGLVNWFDKFIVDGIVNFVGLATLFGGQGLKYNVSGQGQFYIFTMFLGLALLVSILFFPLLS, from the coding sequence ATGTTAGATTCCTTTAGCCAAACAGTTTGGCTAGTCCCATTATATGCCTTAATGGGGGCCTTATTGATACTCCCCTGGTCTCCTGGTATTATTCGTCAAACGGGCCCTAGGCCATCCGGTTATATTAGTATTCTGATGACCGTAGTATCTCTCCTTCATAGTATATTTGCGTTGCAAGCAATTTGGCAAAAACCGCCTCAATATTTATCGATAAATTGGTTAGAAACGACCAGTTTAAATATTCCTCTAGATCTAGAAATTTCTACCATTACTGTTGGGGCATTAGTTCTTATTACTGGGTTAAATTTAGCGGCTCAAATTTTCGCTATCGGTTACTTAGAAATGGATTGGGGATGGGCGCGTTTTTATGCATTAATGGCTTTATTTGAGGGGGGGATGTGTTCTTTAGTATTATGTAATTCCCTCTTTTTTAGCTATGTAGTTCTGGAAGTTTTAACCCTGGGAACTTATTTATTAATTGGGTTTTGGTTTAACCAATCTTTAGTAGTCACTGGGGCCAGAGATGCTTTTTTAACTAAACGGATAGGGGACTTAATTTTATTAATGGCCGTGGTGACCTTATTACCGTTGGCCGGAACTTGGAATTATAATGACTTAGCCGTTTGGGCCCATACATCCCTTGTTGACCCTACCATTGCCAATTTACTCTGTTTAACTTTAATTGCCGGCCCTGTGGGCAAATGCGCTCAATTTCCCCTACATTTATGGTTAGATGAAGCTATGGAAGGCCCCATACCTGCTACCATTCTACGGAATGCCTTAGTCGTCTCTACAGGGGCCTGGATATTAGTTAAATTACAGCCTGTTTTAGCCTTATCTCCCCTAGCATTAACCGTAATGGTGTCTATTGGGTCTGTAACGGCAATAGGGGCATCTTTAATAGCGATCGCTCAAATTGATGTTAAACGTTCCCTATCTTACTCTGTAAGTGCTTACATGGGGTTAGAGTTCATCGCCATCGGCACCGGACAAACCGAAACGGCCTTACTATTATTGTTAACCTATGCGATCGCTATGGGGTTATTGGTAATGAGTATTGGGGCCATAGTTTTCAACAATATTAGTCAAGATTTGACTCAATATGGTGGTTTATGGTCACGTCGTCCCATTTCGGGTATTTGTTACCTCGTAGGTGGACTCACTTTAGTCGCTTTTCCTCCCTTGGGTGGGTTTTGGCCCTTGCAACAACTCGCAGACGGATTAGCCTCCGTTTCTCCTCTATTATTGGGGGTGTTACTGTTAGTCAATGGGTTAACGGCCTTTAGTGTCACCCGTGAGTTTAGTATCATTTTTGGCGGACAACCTAAACCCATGACGGTACGTTCTCCTGAAGGTTTATGGCCTTTGGTAGTACCGGCCACAGTGGTAATGGGAGTTGCCGTACATTTGCCGATTTTATTCTTTAAATGGGAAATATTGTCTGAATGGGCTACGATTAATCTATCTAGTACGGGGCTTCTGATATTATCGACTGTGGCGGGTATTAGTGCAGCAGCCTTTGTGTATTTAGGCGATCGCATTTCTAAGCCAGTTAAACTTAACCCCCAATGGTTGCAAGATTTCTTTGCTTATGATTTGTATACACCGCAATTATATCGTATTACTATTGTAGCTGCGGTTGGTATTATTTCGGGTTTAGTTAATTGGTTTGATAAATTCATTGTAGATGGGATAGTTAATTTCGTGGGACTGGCCACGCTTTTTGGTGGACAAGGATTAAAGTATAATGTGTCAGGACAAGGACAATTTTATATTTTTACCATGTTTCTTGGACTAGCTTTATTAGTCTCTATTCTGTTTTTCCCTCTCTTGTCTTAA
- a CDS encoding carbonic anhydrase, which produces MNSDSSKFDLSRRNLIKYGGGFIGTGLLAAAIGTEALTPSPVVAQNDMTPDQALAKLMEGNKRFTAMKSKNPNQDIVRLKEVAKGQKPFAAVLSCADSRVPIEIVFDQGLGDVFVCRDAGNIAIKEEVGSLEFGTLVLGAKILLVIGHESCGAIIAAMKGGNFPGSIGSFIDEIQPAITEFKGKQDDVNAVRKATEANVLHQVNILKRSPVLSDLIANNKLKIVGAYYDLDTGKITVVS; this is translated from the coding sequence ATGAATTCAGATTCTTCCAAATTTGATCTATCTCGTCGTAATCTCATCAAGTACGGTGGTGGTTTCATCGGTACAGGACTATTAGCTGCAGCTATCGGTACAGAAGCTTTAACCCCTTCTCCTGTGGTTGCTCAAAATGATATGACCCCTGATCAAGCTTTAGCAAAATTAATGGAAGGTAATAAACGTTTTACCGCCATGAAAAGCAAAAATCCTAATCAAGATATAGTGCGTCTAAAAGAAGTAGCTAAAGGACAAAAACCCTTTGCTGCTGTGTTGAGTTGTGCTGATTCGAGAGTGCCAATAGAAATCGTTTTTGATCAAGGTTTAGGGGATGTCTTTGTTTGCCGCGATGCAGGAAATATCGCCATTAAAGAAGAAGTGGGCAGCTTAGAATTTGGAACCTTAGTGTTAGGAGCTAAGATATTATTAGTCATTGGTCATGAAAGTTGCGGAGCAATTATTGCTGCCATGAAAGGAGGTAATTTTCCTGGTTCTATTGGCAGTTTTATAGACGAAATTCAGCCTGCAATTACAGAATTCAAAGGCAAACAAGATGACGTAAATGCTGTCAGAAAAGCAACAGAAGCTAATGTTTTACATCAAGTAAACATTTTAAAAAGATCTCCCGTCCTATCTGATTTAATAGCTAACAATAAGCTTAAAATTGTTGGGGCTTATTATGATTTAGATACAGGAAAAATCACCGTAGTCAGTTAA